The following nucleotide sequence is from uncultured Draconibacterium sp..
ACCTCCACCGGTTTCATTATAAACGTATTCGAAGTTGTGCTCACCGAGCTTTTTTCGTAGTGTTTGTACACCTTCGTAGCAGAAATCTTCTGTTCCGCAGCCCACATAAAACAATTTGTTTTTCATGGTTTCCAGGTGTTTGTCATAGGCGGGTATCAGAATATTGTTTGAAATGAGATCGAATGGTGTATTAAAATGAATGCCCAGGCTAAAACAACCGATATATTGGAACAATCCTGGATTTGTCATGGCAGTAATTTGTGTTTGCAAGCACCCCATCGACAAACCGGCAATGGCGCGATTTTCAGTGTTTCCAATTACACGGTAATGTTTTTCGATATAAGGAATTACATCGTTTACCAAGCTATTGGGAAATTTTGTCATCCCGTCTATAATTTCTTGTTCGCCGCCATTCGCTCCCGGCCCAAAACTCTGTAAAGCATCCGGTTCTTTTGACCAATCAGTTACAGCAGCACTTTGTTCAGCATTTCCATTGGTCATCACTACAATCATTGGTTCGGCTTTCCCTTTAGCAATCAGGTTATCCAAAATATAGTTTGCACGTCCCAAAGAAGTCCAGGCATCTTCGTCGCCACCACCACCATGTAATAAGTAAAGCACCGGGTATTTTTCTTTGCTGTTTTCATAACCGGGAGGTGTGTATACGTACATTCTCCGATTCAGTTCGAGGGTTGGGGAATCATACCACACTTTGGTAACTGAACCGTGAGGAACATCATTCACCTGAAAAACGTCAGAAGCTTCGCCGGGAATAATTAAGGTACTTGCATAACGTGTTCCGTCGCGCAAAGCTTTCGGGTTTCGGGGATCAATGATACTCACACCATCAAGTATAAAATTGTAGTGATACATGGATGGTTCCAAGGCCTTTGTTGTTGCCGACCAAACACCATCATCTCCTTTTTTCATTTCCAGGTTCTGACCAAATTCCATCCAGCTTCCGCTGACGGCAACCGATTGAGCATTTTCAGCATGTAAGCGGAAAGTTACGCTATTGTCTCCGTTTATCTCGGGGGAAACAACCTCAACACCTCTTTGTTGTTGAATTTCCTGTGCTTGTGCGCCACAAATTATAAATGTGGCAAT
It contains:
- a CDS encoding alpha/beta hydrolase-fold protein, producing the protein MNNQKILKKIWSLFIATFIICGAQAQEIQQQRGVEVVSPEINGDNSVTFRLHAENAQSVAVSGSWMEFGQNLEMKKGDDGVWSATTKALEPSMYHYNFILDGVSIIDPRNPKALRDGTRYASTLIIPGEASDVFQVNDVPHGSVTKVWYDSPTLELNRRMYVYTPPGYENSKEKYPVLYLLHGGGGDEDAWTSLGRANYILDNLIAKGKAEPMIVVMTNGNAEQSAAVTDWSKEPDALQSFGPGANGGEQEIIDGMTKFPNSLVNDVIPYIEKHYRVIGNTENRAIAGLSMGCLQTQITAMTNPGLFQYIGCFSLGIHFNTPFDLISNNILIPAYDKHLETMKNKLFYVGCGTEDFCYEGVQTLRKKLGEHNFEYVYNETGGGHTWANWRIYLADYAPRLFK